A genomic window from Halorubrum lacusprofundi ATCC 49239 includes:
- a CDS encoding thioredoxin domain-containing protein: MSQPTERNRLDGEASPYLQQHADNPVNWQPWGEEAFERAREHDVPVFVSIGYSSCHWCHVMAEESFEDESIAAVLNEKFVPVKVDREERPDVDSTFMTVSQLVTGGGGWPLSAWCTPKGKPFYVGTYFPPEPRRNQPGFRDLCERIADSWADPEQREEMKRRADQWTTSARDELESVPEPDAAGDASGTGGAGPPGPDLLDEAAAAAIRGYDDEYGGFGSGGAKFPMPGRIDVLLRAYARSGGDAALTAATGTLDGMARGGMYDQIGGGFHRYAVDRQWTVPHFEKMLYDNAELPMAYLDGYRLTGDASYARVASETLGFLDRELRHDDGGFFSTLDARSRPPENRRGNAGSDESDDADDVADVEGAFYVWTPAEVDAVLDEPAASLAKDRYGIRSGGNFERGTTVPTIAASIAELADEHDMSTEAVREALTAARVALFEARESRPRPARDEKVLASWNGRAISAFATAGQVLGEPYADIASDALSFCRERLYDEETETLARRWLDGDVRGPGYLDDHAFLARGALDVYSVTGDPEALGFALDLAATVVSDFYDEADGTIYFTRDPDGNAGHGGDDTLFARPQEFTDQSTPSSLGVAAETLALLDGFRTDREFAEVAETVVTTHADRIRASPLEHVSLVRAADRVASGGIEVTIAVDAVPDAWRETLGERYLPGALVAPRPPTEDGLAAWLDRLDMDEAPPIWADRDAVDGEPTAYVCEGRTCSPPETDLDAALEWLAARRRSE; this comes from the coding sequence ATGTCACAGCCGACCGAGCGGAACCGCCTCGACGGGGAGGCGAGTCCGTACCTCCAACAGCACGCCGACAACCCCGTTAACTGGCAGCCGTGGGGCGAGGAGGCCTTCGAGCGCGCCCGCGAACACGACGTGCCGGTGTTCGTCTCGATCGGCTACTCCTCGTGTCACTGGTGTCACGTGATGGCCGAGGAGAGCTTCGAGGACGAGTCGATCGCCGCCGTACTCAACGAGAAGTTCGTCCCCGTGAAGGTCGACAGAGAGGAGCGGCCCGACGTCGACAGCACCTTCATGACCGTCTCACAGCTCGTCACGGGCGGGGGCGGGTGGCCCCTGTCGGCGTGGTGTACGCCGAAGGGGAAGCCGTTCTATGTGGGGACCTACTTCCCGCCGGAGCCGCGCCGGAACCAGCCGGGGTTCCGCGACCTCTGTGAGCGCATCGCCGACTCGTGGGCAGATCCGGAGCAGCGCGAGGAGATGAAGCGGCGCGCCGACCAGTGGACGACGAGCGCCCGCGACGAGCTGGAGTCGGTGCCGGAGCCGGACGCTGCTGGCGACGCGAGCGGTACGGGCGGCGCGGGCCCCCCGGGCCCCGACCTCCTTGACGAGGCCGCGGCCGCGGCGATCCGCGGATACGACGACGAGTACGGTGGGTTCGGAAGCGGGGGCGCGAAGTTCCCGATGCCCGGTCGGATCGACGTCCTCCTGCGGGCGTACGCGCGGAGCGGCGGCGACGCCGCCCTCACGGCCGCAACGGGTACCCTCGACGGGATGGCCCGCGGCGGGATGTACGACCAGATCGGCGGGGGGTTCCACCGGTACGCGGTCGACCGCCAGTGGACGGTCCCGCACTTCGAGAAGATGCTGTACGACAACGCGGAGCTTCCGATGGCGTACCTCGACGGCTATCGGTTGACGGGCGACGCTTCGTACGCCCGCGTCGCGAGCGAGACACTCGGATTTCTCGACCGCGAACTCCGCCACGACGACGGCGGATTCTTCAGCACGCTCGACGCTCGGAGCCGACCGCCCGAGAACAGGCGGGGGAACGCGGGATCCGACGAGAGCGACGACGCCGACGACGTCGCCGACGTCGAGGGCGCGTTCTACGTCTGGACGCCCGCCGAGGTCGACGCGGTCCTCGACGAACCCGCGGCGTCGCTCGCGAAGGACCGGTACGGGATCCGCTCGGGGGGGAACTTCGAGCGCGGGACGACCGTCCCCACGATCGCGGCGTCGATCGCGGAGCTCGCCGATGAGCACGACATGTCGACGGAAGCGGTCCGAGAAGCCCTGACGGCGGCCCGCGTCGCGCTCTTCGAGGCGCGCGAGTCGCGGCCGCGCCCCGCTCGCGACGAGAAGGTGCTCGCGTCGTGGAACGGTCGAGCGATCTCCGCGTTCGCCACCGCCGGGCAAGTCCTCGGCGAGCCGTACGCCGACATCGCGAGCGACGCGCTCTCGTTCTGCCGCGAGCGCCTGTACGACGAGGAGACCGAGACCCTCGCGCGGCGCTGGCTCGACGGCGACGTGCGCGGGCCGGGCTACCTCGACGACCACGCGTTCCTCGCGCGCGGCGCGCTCGACGTGTACTCGGTCACCGGCGACCCGGAGGCGCTCGGATTCGCGCTCGATCTGGCGGCGACGGTCGTTTCGGACTTCTACGACGAAGCGGACGGGACGATCTACTTCACGCGGGATCCGGACGGAAACGCCGGTCACGGCGGCGACGATACCCTCTTCGCCCGGCCGCAGGAGTTCACCGACCAGTCGACCCCGTCGAGCCTCGGCGTGGCGGCGGAGACGCTCGCGCTCCTCGACGGCTTCCGGACCGACCGCGAGTTCGCCGAGGTCGCAGAGACGGTCGTGACGACCCACGCGGACCGGATCCGCGCGAGCCCGCTGGAACACGTCTCGCTCGTGCGCGCCGCCGACCGCGTCGCCTCCGGCGGGATCGAAGTGACCATCGCCGTCGACGCAGTGCCGGACGCGTGGCGCGAGACGCTCGGGGAGCGCTACCTGCCGGGCGCGCTCGTCGCCCCGCGCCCCCCGACCGAAGACGGGCTGGCGGCGTGGCTCGACCGACTTGATATGGACGAAGCGCCGCCGATTTGGGCCGACCGCGACGCGGTCGACGGCGAGCCGACCGCCTACGTCTGTGAGGGGCGCACGTGCTCGCCGCCGGAGACCGACCTCGACGCGGCGCTGGAGTGGCTGGCGGCGCGGCGCAGATCTGAGTAG
- a CDS encoding HAD hydrolase family protein produces MERHDLLYRLYDEFDVETLREYQSLVDLFPPVDSRVALEHWEDAGEELARLKREIREALPAGATFAEVAAYADREAAFTALDLHARYDRAVNALVLDVDETLRSAGGTDNEIPRETLHMLTELHDAGVPIVICTGQTLENVKGFMIQGLGNELVHSGRFSIVYEAGNGVFTAGHGSRTKCLLYEDLDEAVRGVFGAVRSRVLPDAPENVRRGCHLQGNEFNVTLKPNFETGGADAEAVIDDGLIHLIDLLGEVVVDRIAEDLDPSDFDTEGDATNADLADRGAAWARAHYAAADPEIREVIEATAVDNPIDDPAEIEDVPEPVAALFDRIDVGYYRADAAEISSLELDKVAGVEAALDVLDVRDPFLLVMGDSKSDLRVMEWAAEHDAGIAAAPEHASADVLSHVLDRDELVFGRGQSATILRTVYVLNLLAQLE; encoded by the coding sequence ATGGAGCGGCACGATCTTCTCTATCGCTTATACGACGAGTTCGACGTGGAGACCCTCCGAGAGTACCAGTCGCTCGTGGACCTGTTCCCGCCGGTCGACTCGCGGGTAGCGCTGGAACACTGGGAGGACGCCGGCGAAGAGCTCGCTCGGCTGAAACGCGAGATTCGCGAAGCGCTGCCCGCGGGCGCCACCTTCGCGGAGGTCGCGGCCTACGCTGACCGCGAGGCGGCGTTCACTGCGCTCGATCTGCACGCGCGCTACGACCGCGCCGTCAACGCCCTCGTGTTGGACGTCGACGAGACGCTCCGGTCCGCGGGCGGCACGGACAACGAGATCCCCCGCGAGACGCTCCACATGCTGACGGAGCTGCACGACGCCGGCGTGCCGATCGTTATCTGCACCGGTCAGACGCTGGAGAATGTGAAGGGGTTCATGATCCAGGGGCTCGGCAACGAACTCGTCCACTCCGGGCGCTTCTCGATCGTCTACGAGGCCGGCAACGGCGTGTTCACGGCCGGGCACGGATCGCGCACGAAGTGCCTGCTGTACGAGGACCTCGACGAGGCGGTCCGGGGGGTCTTCGGCGCGGTGCGGTCGCGCGTGCTCCCCGATGCGCCCGAGAACGTCCGACGCGGCTGTCACCTTCAGGGCAACGAGTTCAACGTCACCCTGAAGCCGAACTTCGAGACCGGCGGCGCGGACGCCGAGGCCGTGATCGACGACGGGCTCATCCACCTGATCGACCTGCTCGGCGAGGTGGTCGTCGATCGGATCGCTGAGGACCTCGACCCGAGTGACTTCGACACTGAGGGCGACGCGACCAACGCCGACCTCGCGGACCGCGGCGCGGCGTGGGCGCGCGCTCATTACGCGGCGGCCGACCCCGAGATCCGAGAGGTGATCGAGGCGACCGCGGTCGATAACCCGATCGACGACCCGGCCGAAATCGAGGACGTGCCGGAACCGGTCGCCGCGCTGTTCGACCGGATAGACGTCGGTTACTACCGCGCGGACGCCGCGGAGATCAGCTCGCTAGAGTTAGACAAGGTTGCAGGCGTCGAGGCGGCGCTCGACGTGCTCGATGTGCGGGATCCGTTCCTACTCGTGATGGGCGACAGCAAGTCTGATCTCCGCGTGATGGAGTGGGCTGCCGAGCACGACGCGGGGATCGCCGCGGCGCCGGAACACGCCTCTGCGGACGTGCTCTCGCACGTACTCGACCGCGACGAACTGGTGTTTGGCAGGGGCCAATCCGCGACAATACTTCGGACGGTCTACGTCCTCAACCTGCTGGCTCAACTGGAGTAA
- a CDS encoding geranylgeranyl reductase family protein, with translation MHDFVVVGAGPPGSRFARRAAAAGRDVVVFEKGSIGTPLACSGHVSDDVWEYVPDDARDELLQNRVYGARFHVGGPGSKAYPFYKSEPVSNVIDRVGLDRTLADCAREAGADVRENHTVVGVDERDDRVVVEVRTPAGDVETVEARMVAGCDGPTSRVRRSLGLPEPDELLHGVLAFDEAPDDGDLVDVHLTAPTFFAWRIPRGDAGVEYGLAAPPSDDVSAMFDRLTDAYDVTTDHFCSGAIPVGPPERVTTDRAFLIGDAAAQTKPFTGGGILYGMTAADVAAEVIDPRDPATLADYESGWRDAIGTEIRLGSAIRRCYSLPEPVQRTGLWALSGEIGVHMDRPSSFFSPAHLKKLFSRSNRENAPR, from the coding sequence ATGCATGATTTCGTCGTCGTGGGCGCGGGGCCGCCGGGGTCGCGGTTCGCCCGCCGCGCGGCCGCGGCCGGTCGCGATGTCGTCGTTTTCGAGAAGGGGTCGATCGGGACCCCGCTGGCCTGCTCCGGACACGTCTCGGACGACGTATGGGAGTACGTCCCGGACGACGCCCGCGACGAACTCCTCCAGAACCGGGTGTACGGCGCGCGCTTCCACGTCGGTGGCCCCGGGTCGAAGGCGTACCCGTTTTATAAGTCCGAGCCCGTCTCGAACGTGATCGACCGCGTCGGACTCGATCGCACTCTCGCCGACTGCGCGCGTGAGGCCGGCGCCGATGTCCGAGAGAACCACACGGTCGTCGGCGTCGACGAGCGTGACGACCGGGTCGTCGTCGAGGTCCGGACGCCCGCGGGCGACGTGGAGACGGTCGAGGCGCGCATGGTCGCCGGCTGCGACGGCCCCACGTCGCGCGTCCGACGGTCGCTCGGTCTCCCGGAGCCGGACGAACTGCTCCACGGTGTGCTCGCGTTCGACGAGGCTCCCGACGACGGCGACCTCGTCGACGTCCACCTCACCGCGCCGACGTTCTTCGCGTGGCGGATCCCCCGCGGTGACGCCGGCGTGGAGTACGGGCTCGCGGCGCCGCCGAGCGACGACGTGTCCGCGATGTTCGACCGGCTCACCGACGCGTACGACGTGACGACCGACCACTTCTGCTCCGGAGCGATCCCCGTCGGTCCGCCGGAGCGCGTGACGACGGACCGGGCATTTCTCATCGGCGACGCCGCCGCGCAGACGAAGCCGTTCACCGGCGGGGGGATCCTCTACGGGATGACCGCGGCCGACGTGGCGGCCGAGGTGATCGACCCGAGGGATCCGGCGACGCTCGCCGACTACGAGTCGGGGTGGCGGGACGCAATCGGCACCGAAATCCGGCTCGGCTCGGCGATCCGCCGGTGTTACTCCCTCCCCGAGCCGGTCCAGCGGACCGGGCTGTGGGCACTATCCGGCGAGATCGGCGTCCACATGGACCGGCCGAGCTCCTTCTTCTCGCCGGCGCATCTCAAAAAACTGTTCTCGCGGAGCAACCGCGAGAATGCGCCGCGGTAG
- a CDS encoding TRAM domain-containing protein, with amino-acid sequence MVELTDSLKCLFTGTIEERGDEHVVQIPATEIEHGTIEAGESYRVALIKREGDGDGATVATDGAADRTVAGNGTGGTPTSTTTRPTNDPVASGPPVSEGDVREVTIETLGDKGDGIAKIERGYVVIVPDSQPGDEPTVEITSVRENVSFADIVEE; translated from the coding sequence ATGGTCGAACTCACGGATTCGCTGAAGTGTCTGTTTACCGGGACTATCGAGGAGCGCGGCGACGAGCACGTCGTTCAGATCCCCGCCACGGAGATCGAACACGGGACGATCGAGGCGGGCGAGTCGTACCGCGTGGCGCTTATCAAACGCGAGGGGGACGGCGACGGCGCGACCGTCGCGACCGACGGCGCCGCGGACCGAACCGTCGCCGGTAACGGTACCGGCGGGACCCCCACGTCGACGACGACGCGGCCGACGAACGACCCCGTAGCGTCCGGCCCGCCGGTCTCCGAGGGCGACGTACGGGAAGTGACGATCGAGACGCTCGGCGACAAGGGCGACGGGATCGCGAAGATCGAGCGAGGGTACGTCGTCATCGTTCCGGACTCTCAGCCGGGCGACGAGCCGACCGTCGAGATCACCAGCGTCCGCGAGAACGTCTCGTTCGCGGACATCGTCGAGGAGTAG